The Arachis ipaensis cultivar K30076 chromosome B07, Araip1.1, whole genome shotgun sequence genome includes a window with the following:
- the LOC110264711 gene encoding uncharacterized protein LOC110264711, translating into MAFLLPTKINKISPVHLAPIFKMDKIKEGNWGAHVLNFIIKRITDYNLKKKKSIDGCLFALMIVYFHLSKNKDKKGEERPPQPWIANWNREQLVKWMRAEMDEHMGIVKMAETKEKLKQMKKKKRKKKTKKKQKKEGKFIII; encoded by the exons ATGGCGTTCCTGTTGCCAAccaaaataaacaaaatctccCCTGTGCACCTAGCACCAATTTTTAAGATGGACAAAATAAAGGAGGGCAACTGGGGAGCCCATGTTCTGAATTTCATCATCAAGCGCATAACTGATTacaatctgaaaaagaaaaagtcaatCGACGGATGCCTGTTTGCCCTGATGATAGTCTACTTCCATCTGTCaaaaaacaaagacaagaaaggagaagaaagaccTCCACAaccctggattgccaactggaaTAGAGAGCAGTTGGTTAAATGGATGAGAGCAGAAATGGATGAACATATG GGAATTGTAAAGATGGCCGaaacaaaagagaaattgaaacaaatgaagaaaaagaaaagaaagaaaaaaacaaaaaaaaaacaaaaaaaggaaggCAAGTTCATCATCATCTGA
- the LOC107610159 gene encoding E3 ubiquitin-protein ligase RNF185 — protein MASGFGESTSKSPPSPSYSNNSNNNNDAGNFECNICFDLAQDPIITLCGHLFCWPCLYKWLHLHSQSQECPVCKAAIEEEKLVPLYGRGKTSTDPRSKTIPGLNIPHRPTGQRPETAAPPPEANHFHQHGFGLMGGLGGFAPMATARFGNFTLSAAFGGFIPSLFNFQLHGYHNGSMYGGAAGYPYGYSNSFHGVHAHRYPLHAGQGQQDYYLKRLLLFVVFFVVLAFIWQ, from the coding sequence ATGGCAAGTGGGTTTGGGGAATCAACGAGCAAGTCTCCCCCAAGCCCTTCGTACTCGAACAACagcaataacaacaatgatgctGGCAATTTTGAATGCAACATATGCTTCGATTTAGCACAAGACCCAATTATCACTTTGTGTGGCCACCTCTTCTGCTGGCCATGTCTCTACAAGTGGCTTCACCTCCACTCGCAATCGCAAGAATGCCCCGTCTGCAAGGCCGCCATTGAGGAGGAGAAGCTGGTTCCATTGTATGGGAGAGGGAAGACATCAACTGACCCGAGATCAAAAACTATTCCGGGTCTTAATATCCCTCATCGTCCTACCGGTCAGAGACCTGAAACTGCAGCTCCTCCTCCCGAAGCAAACCATTTTCATCAACATGGATTTGGTCTAATGGGTGGCTTGGGAGGCTTTGCACCAATGGCGACTGCAAGATTTGGGAATTTCACCTTGTCTGCGGCATTTGGTGGTTTTATACCATCCTTGTTCAACTTTCAATTGCACGGATATCATAATGGGTCCATGTATGGTGGAGCAGCTGGTTATCCTTATGGATACTCTAATTCATTTCACGGTGTCCATGCTCATAGATATCCTCTGCATGCTGGTCAAGGGCAACAAGATTATTACCTGAAGAGGCTCCTTCTGTTTGTCGTCTTCTTTGTTGTCCTTGCTTTTATCTGGCAATAG